In the Drosophila biarmipes strain raj3 chromosome X, RU_DBia_V1.1, whole genome shotgun sequence genome, one interval contains:
- the LOC108026589 gene encoding uncharacterized protein LOC108026589 isoform X1, translating into MASVAEGDRPLNCADLTGAEIDALVAEGVRKLVRNLSAPESSQRELRRKEQLVAKLFEDHRWTWTTNGHEVRRRLNDLVERFRVEGMASFGNTLQELVNRLLARPEIKRNPTPEVGWAMLDFLLIMSNETVLDIRRNRVVRNRSRLSMMADIEAAEREREEREAAIGRPPINPAETEVDWTALLSEDFLEPPEDDSSESLSDWSDDSDSDSTCTLRPEENVGTSRSPQDMASVYDQAMQLAMPNKGGSTGYLPPVPDEPGTRSNDFSITQPLPLSLQSYQGSHLRMSRLVQLAPLKPPGIATQYRESDRNTNVLSRTIHAHWWRGDVKVFALPASSTPMANFAVSYVQLLNRNARGLLDLPLPKTTTESCLMREILFMFVRPASCCFFEFDEPARRISVRSNVSICTVTAGTLRGFLQHNVVPALEDMMELRRIIDTHTLHFDGIRTTGTLECFAYGLRDLIQPISQRLIAYEERVVSDPAKNTLVSFIIEFRVHFRQLRLLRHLAEDVILNIGPPHLRSAYLLSRLYNHTRPQVLHQKLATALLLVTLKRYCNIIDGWWRRATLEDRLNEFIVERWVEEDADRRGYVRRRSLHSDESLEVVEKFKQLHACPIYQLLLKHALESGETQDLLANVNLLGEMLATSNESQPPSLHDELAAQVFAQVEVYCGAVPADEGDGQEVGEDPEQVDDKLLVSNVQGIRNLDLFAIFTQPAQRRIAERKRLCQTKKPLQLANILSRLERSTPLQLKAEIPEALREILRKRQCLANEYAMRAYRKELQLGETVRFLRHTMLLESYYLLLPYYTALFSRIENTENWARDSVLSSKLARVLMPHYPELADNLHVRVISKVTCNSTKVYEALEALELVYDMPVAMQGILAEKHMQGYNSVWRLMLKIKWAVWKLENLVFLRPHKGGNPYAPLDLLGLTIRRLEILRFWLIYLINSLHTHIMQAVAQQFEFQIAQCKNIRQLRSLHDGYLSLLRTHCLLTDEFRDFRIALEQLFHLVFVLDMEWTSCACYLGQNDALCLDFTLSDDGIDDGESERRSMEYLALNQVVEIELAYIRCHQTLAEMLNSLVYKHDHGFLTALEVAIGTSVPH; encoded by the exons ATGGCGTCTGTTGCGGAAGGGGACAGGCCGCTGAATTGCGCGGACCTGACCGGAGCGGAGATCGACGCCCTGGTGGCCGAGGGCGTGAGGAAACTGGTCAGGAACCTCTCGGCTCCGGAG TCCAGTCAGCGGGAGCTGCGCAGGAAGGAGCAGCTGGTCGCAAAGCTATTCGAGGACCACCGCTGGACCTGGACCACTAATGGCCACGAGGTGAGGCGCAGACTGAACGATCTGGTGGAACGCTTTCGGGTGGAGGGCATGGCCTCGTTTGGAAACACGCTCCAGGAGCTGGTCAACAGGCTACTGGCTCGCCCGGAGATCAAACGTAATCCCACGCCCGAAGTGGGCTGGGCGATGCTGGACTTCCTCCTCATCATGTCCAACGAGACGGTGCTCGACATCAGGCGCAACCGGGTGGTGAGAAACCGGAGCCGACTGTCCATGATGGCCGACATTGAGGCGGCCGAGAGGGAGCGGGAGGAACGGGAGGCGGCCATCGGTCGACCACCCATCAATCCCGCCGAAACGGAGGTGGACTGGACAGCGCTGCTGAGCGAGGACTTCCTGGAGCCCCCAGAGGACGATAGCTCGGAGAGCTTAAGT GACTGGTCGGATGATTCGGACTCCGACTCGACGTGCACTTTAAGGCCCGAAGAAAATGTGGGCACCTCGCGCAGCCCGCAGGACATGGCCAGTGTATACGACCAGGCCATGCAATTGGCCATGCCGAATAAGGGTGGAAGCACCGGCTACCTGCCGCCCGTTCCCGACGAGCCTGGCACCCGGAGCAACGACTTCAGCATCACCCAGCCGCTGCCACTAAGCCTTCAGAGCTACCAGGGCAGTCACCTGAGAATGAGTAGATTGGTTCAGTTGGCGCCCCTTAAACCGCCTGGCATAGCCACCCAATACCGTGAAAGTGACCGAAATACGAACGTGCTGTCGCGGACCATCCACGCCCACTGGTGGCGCGGTGATGTTAAGGTGTTCGCCCTGCCCGCGAGCTCGACTCCAATGGCCAATTTTGCAGTGAGCTACGTGCAGCTCCTGAACCGCAACGCCCGTGGTTTGTTGGATCTGCCACTGCCGAAAACCACCACCGAGTCCTGCCTGATGCGGGAGATCCTGTTCATGTTTGTGCGCCCAGCCAGCTGTTGTTTCTTCGAATTCGATGAGCCGGCGCGGCGCATCAGTGTCCGCAGTAATGTCAGTATTTGTACTGTGACAGCG GGCACGCTTCGAGGATTCCTGCAACATAATGTGGTGCCAGCGTTGGAGGACATGATGGAGCTGCGGCGCATCATCGATACTCATACGCTGCACTTCGATGGCATCCGCACAACGGGTACCCTGGAGTGCTTTGCCTACGGCCTGAGAGATCTTATCCAGCCCATTAGCCAGCGGCTCATCGCTTACGAGGAGCGAGTCGTTAGCGATCCCGCTAAGAATACGCTAGTCAGTTTTATCATTGAATTCAGGGTGCACTTTCGGCAGCTGCGTTTGTTGCGCCACCTGGCCGAGGATGTCATCCTGAACATCGGACCTCCGCACCTGCGCAGCGCCTATTTGCTATCCAGACTCTACAACCATACGAGGCCGCAGGTGCTGCACCAGAAGCTGGCCACTGCCCTGCTGCTGGTCACCCTGAAGCGCTACTGCAACATCATCGATGGCTGGTGGCGCAGAGCCACGCTGGAGGATCGCCTGAACGAGTTCATTGTGGAGAGATG GGTCGAGGAGGATGCGGACCGGCGTGGCTATGTGCGCAGGCGTTCTCTGCACTCCGATGAAAGCTTGGAGGTGGTGGAGAAATTCAAGCAACTGCACGCGTGCCCCATCTatcagctgctgctgaagcACGCCCTGGAGTCCGGTGAAACGCAGGACCTGCTGGCCAACGTAAACCTTCTGGGCgagatgctggccaccagCAACGAAAGCCAGCCGCCGTCCCTGCACGATGAACTCGCCGCCCAGGTCTTTGCCCAGGTGGAAGTTTACTGTGGAGCCGTGCCGGCAGATGAGGGCGATGGTCAGGAGGTGGGGGAAGATCCAGAGCAAGTGGATGACAAGCTCTTGGTCAGCAATGTCCAGGGCATAAGGAATCTCGATCTCTTTGCCATATTTACCCAACCGGCGCAGCGGCGAATCGCAGAGCGAAAACGCCTGTGCCAGACAAAAAAGCCACTCCAGCTGGCTAATATTCTCAGCCGCCTGGAGCGCTCCACTCCGCTCCAGCTGAAGGCAGAGATACCAGAGGCACTGCGCGAAATTCTGCGGAAGAGGCAGTGCTTGGCGAATGAGTACGCGATGCGAGCTTATCGCAAGGAGCTGCAGCTGGGCGAGACTGTGCGATTCCTGCGGCACACTATGCTGCTGGAGTCGTACTACCTACTCCTGCCCTACTACACCGCGCTCTTCTCGCGCATTGAGAACACCGAAAACTGGGCACGGGACTCAGTGCTCAGTTCTAAGCTTGCTCGGGTTCTAATGCCCCACTACCCGGAACTGGCCGACAACCTCCATGTGCGGGTCATATCCAAGGTGACCTGCAACTCAACCAAGGTCTACGAGGCCCTAGAGGCTCTGGAACTGGTCTACGACATGCCAGTGGCCATGCAGGGCATCCTCGCGGAAAAACATATGCAAGGATACAACTCGGTGTGGCGGCTGATGCTGAAGATCAAGTGGGCCGTCTGGAAGCTGGAGAATCTCGTCTTCCTGCGGCCCCATAAGGGGGGTAACCCGTACGCACCCCTGGATCTGCTGGGACTGACGATTCGCCGCCTGGAGATCCTGCGCTTTTGGTTGATCTACCTCATCAACAGCCTGCACACGCACATTATGCAGGCGGTGGCTCAGCAGTTTGAGTTCCAGATTGCTCAGTGCAAGAACATCCGACAGCTGAGGAGCCTGCACGACGGCTATCTGTCGCTGTTGAGGACACACTGCCTGCTAACCGACGAGTTTCGGGACTTTCGCATCGCCCTCGAGCAGCTCTTCCACCTGGTCTTCGTGCTGGACATGGAGTGGACCAGCTGCGCCTGCTACCTGGGCCAGAACGATGCGCTTTGCTTGGACTTCACCCTTTCGGACGACGGCATCGATGATGGCGAGTCGGAGAGGCGGAGCATGGAGTATTTGGCCCTCAACCAGGTGGTGGAGATCGAGTTGGCCTACATACGGTGCCACCAGACGCTGGCCGAGATGCTCAACTCGCTGGTGTACAAGCACGACCACGGATTCC TGACCGCCTTGGAAGTGGCCATTGGCACGAGTGTGCCGCACTGA
- the LOC108026259 gene encoding uncharacterized protein LOC108026259 has product MSSGHAGCKRAHSIEVEQPLEAECVEHGLLLVKGRLSPKCSSARQLKAILDLPERLSREQLTQLSAGGEFKLLFDLEREDPLEESSCLLELRSCTAARSISFRYRPRRSSYRVQPLYLLCRDEEKPLEQQRELHSLIDLNLRLVQSIYAHKLRAAGFPNRTFTLNGQCCTFRSQLTREQALSSSEDELWQHFAGEIIACPQWGHQLLLKFVAFVGCTRYDGDGVAASGDSSYASIRRHLKGHAALGGGGLALFGSAHFYAWPRSFAEIGDCVRSSERVDITRLPDESNYRRTYGGVYASTLGAVCHELGHCFDLGHTTEGVMGQGFDYLNRVLTVDQPTEHLPQRIVESRRAAAAAAAGAEGGSGSSSTSAGNRARFTKLKLQNSSQLLDNYHNQRRHDSFYFARNCAVILAHHRWLNLELEKTAAEGFEPVDIQLNQATKEILSSRPIRLVELRCNQNSLVAHYEEFEQASESVLRFQLPASLWHLLAEQRTHYVFVLTTSGDTKRLSCDA; this is encoded by the coding sequence ATGAGCAGCGGCCACGCCGGCTGCAAGCGCGCGCACAGCATCGAGGTTGAGCAGCCGCTGGAGGCGGAGTGCGTGGAGCACGGCCTGCTCCTGGTCAAGGGACGCCTTTCGCCCAAGTGCTCCTCGGCGCGGCAGCTGAAGGCCATCCTCGACCTGCCCGAGCGCCTGTCCCGCGAGCAGCTGACCCAGCTGTCGGCCGGCGGCGAGTTCAAGCTGCTCTTCGACTTGGAACGCGAAGATCCGCTCGAGGAGAGCTCCTGCCTGCTGGAACTGCGATCCTGCACCGCAGCCCGGTCGATCAGCTTCCGGTACCGACCGCGACGGAGCTCCTATCGGGTGCAGCCGCTCTACCTGCTCTGCCGGGACGAGGAGAAGCCGCTGGAGCAGCAACGCGAGCTGCACTCGCTCATCGATCTCAATCTGCGCTTGGTGCAGAGCATCTACGCCCACAAACTCCGGGCGGCCGGCTTCCCCAATCGCACGTTCACCCTGAACGGCCAGTGCTGCACCTTCCGCAGCCAGCTGACCCGTGAGCAGGCGCTGTCCAGCAGCGAGGACGAGCTGTGGCAGCACTTCGCCGGCGAGATCATCGCCTGCCCGCAGTGGGGCCACCAGCTGCTCCTCAAGTTCGTCGCCTTTGTGGGTTGCACGCGCTACGACGGCGACGGGGTGGCGGCCAGTGGTGACTCCTCGTACGCCAGCATCCGACGTCATCTGAAGGGACACGCTGCCCTCGGCGGCGGTGGACTGGCCCTCTTCGGGAGCGCCCACTTCTACGCCTGGCCCCGGAGCTTCGCGGAGATCGGCGACTGTGTGCGGAGCTCTGAGCGGGTGGACATCACCCGGCTGCCGGACGAGAGCAACTACCGGCGGACGTACGGCGGCGTCTACGCCAGCACCCTGGGCGCCGTCTGCCACGAGCTGGGCCACTGCTTCGACCTGGGCCACACCACCGAGGGGGTGATGGGCCAGGGCTTCGACTATCTCAATCGCGTCTTGACCGTGGACCAGCCCACGGAGCACTTGCCCCAGAGGATTGTGGAGTCCAGgagagcggcagcagcagcagcagcaggagctgaGGGAGGGTCGGGATCCTCATCCACCTCCGCCGGTAATAGAGCCCGCTTCACCAAACTGAAACTGCAGAACAGCAGCCAACTGCTGGACAACTATCACAACCAGAGGCGCCACGATAGCTTCTACTTTGCCCGCAACTGCGCCGTCATACTGGCCCACCATCGCTGGCTCAACCTGGAACTGGAGAAGACCGCCGCCGAAGGCTTTGAGCCCGTCGACATCCAGCTGAATCAGGCCACCAAGGAGATCCTGTCCAGCAGGCCCATCCGGCTGGTCGAGCTGCGCTGCAACCAGAACAGTCTGGTGGCCCACTACGAGGAGTTCGAGCAGGCGTCCGAGTCCGTGCTCCGCTTCCAGCTGCCCGCGTCCCTGTGGCATCTGCTCGCCGAGCAGCGCACCCACTACGTCTTTGTCCTGACCACCAGTGGCGATACCAAGCGGCTTTCCTGCGACGCCTAG
- the LOC108026275 gene encoding glycolipid transfer protein, producing the protein MAATEGSARIQFKALKGFPAIGTDKLETQAFLAASKEIVTVIESFGKLFTPVISDMNGNINKLTKAYGADVLKYQYLEDLIVLNVNVDDFAANALLWLKRGLQLICTFFENIYNDAQAKETLKQHLQDAYERTLKPYHGFIVQSTIKIIYSWVPTRSQLLGQGAAQVENIEVLTSFLPTMRAHLDAIDALLKAHNLDDARKV; encoded by the exons ATGGCAGCCACCGAGGGGTCCGCGCGAATCCAGTTCAAGGCGCTGAAGGGATTTCCGGCGATCGGCACTGATAAGCTGGAGACACAGGCCTTCCTCGCCGCCTCCAAGGAGATAGTAACCGTCATAG AGAGCTTCGGCAAACTATTTACGCCCGTGATCAGCGACATGAACGGAAACATAAAC aaaCTGACGAAAGCCTATGGGGCGGATGTTTTGAAGTACCAATATCTGGAGGATTTGATCGTGCTGAATGTGAACGTGGACGACTTCGCGGCCAACGCGCTGCTCTGGCTGAAGCGCGGCCTCCAGCTCATCTGCACCTTCTTCGAGAACATCTACAACGATGCCCAGGCCAAGGAGACGCTGAAGCAGCACCTGCAGGACGCCTACGAGCGCACTCTGAAGCCCTACCACGGCTTCATTGTCCAGAGCACAATCAAG ATCATCTACAGCTGGGTGCCCACGCGCAGCCAGCTGCTGGGCCAGGGAGCCGCCCAGGTAGAGAACATCGAGGTGCTGACCAGCTTCCTGCCCACGATGCGCGCCCATCTGGACGCGATCGATGCCCTGCTGAAGGCGCACAATCTGGACGATGCCCGGAAGGTGTGA
- the LOC108026620 gene encoding UDP-N-acetylglucosamine transferase subunit ALG14 homolog isoform X2, translated as MTTSAPHPTYVILGSGGHTAEMCRLTQALLQQQDIQQAEKYQPIRLILASSDSTSERQLRQALPQASQAEFVKVPRSRSVGQSWLTTIFTSLWALLWSCYLVWRDRPQLILCNGPGTCVPFCYAAYLWRLLGRLHSHSRIVFVESFCRVETLSLSGRLLLPLADLFVVHWPTLATRYADKKNLRYFGRIL; from the coding sequence ATGACCACCAGTGCGCCGCATCCTACCTACGTGATCCTGGGCTCCGGTGGCCACACGGCCGAGATGTGCCGGCTGACGCAggcgctgctgcagcagcaggacaTCCAGCAGGCGGAGAAGTACCAGCCCATTCGCCTGATCCTGGCCAGCAGCGACTCCACCTCCGAGCGCCAACTCAGGCAGGCCCTGCCCCAGGCGTCCCAGGCAGAATTCGTGAAGGTGCCGCGTAGCCGCAGTGTGGGCCAGTCCTGGCTGACCACCATCTTCACCAGCCTGTGGGCGCTCCTCTGGAGCTGCTACCTGGTGTGGCGAGACCGCCCCCAGCTGATCCTGTGCAATGGACCCGGCACCTGCGTGCCCTTCTGCTACGCCGCCTACTTGTGGCGCCTCCTCGGACGCCTGCACTCGCACTCCAGGATTGTGTTCGTGGAGAGCTTCTGCCGCGTGGAGACGCTCTCCTTGAGCGGACGCCTGCTCCTGCCGCTGGCCGATCTGTTCGTGGTTCACTGGCCCACGCTGGCCACACGCTACGCGGACAAAAAGAACCTGCGTTATTTCGGGCGCATCTTATAA
- the LOC108026620 gene encoding UDP-N-acetylglucosamine transferase subunit ALG14 homolog isoform X1, with protein sequence MFSYDGIMTTSAPHPTYVILGSGGHTAEMCRLTQALLQQQDIQQAEKYQPIRLILASSDSTSERQLRQALPQASQAEFVKVPRSRSVGQSWLTTIFTSLWALLWSCYLVWRDRPQLILCNGPGTCVPFCYAAYLWRLLGRLHSHSRIVFVESFCRVETLSLSGRLLLPLADLFVVHWPTLATRYADKKNLRYFGRIL encoded by the exons ATGTTTTCTTAT GACGGGATCATGACCACCAGTGCGCCGCATCCTACCTACGTGATCCTGGGCTCCGGTGGCCACACGGCCGAGATGTGCCGGCTGACGCAggcgctgctgcagcagcaggacaTCCAGCAGGCGGAGAAGTACCAGCCCATTCGCCTGATCCTGGCCAGCAGCGACTCCACCTCCGAGCGCCAACTCAGGCAGGCCCTGCCCCAGGCGTCCCAGGCAGAATTCGTGAAGGTGCCGCGTAGCCGCAGTGTGGGCCAGTCCTGGCTGACCACCATCTTCACCAGCCTGTGGGCGCTCCTCTGGAGCTGCTACCTGGTGTGGCGAGACCGCCCCCAGCTGATCCTGTGCAATGGACCCGGCACCTGCGTGCCCTTCTGCTACGCCGCCTACTTGTGGCGCCTCCTCGGACGCCTGCACTCGCACTCCAGGATTGTGTTCGTGGAGAGCTTCTGCCGCGTGGAGACGCTCTCCTTGAGCGGACGCCTGCTCCTGCCGCTGGCCGATCTGTTCGTGGTTCACTGGCCCACGCTGGCCACACGCTACGCGGACAAAAAGAACCTGCGTTATTTCGGGCGCATCTTATAA
- the LOC108026597 gene encoding uncharacterized protein LOC108026597 yields the protein MQPQQVRWCSLLAIVLASTVRHMTLGINSNERRFQCLLPRLMGQTNCSPCAELYVFNRTAGYRRCEHVNGRCYPHRTVFASSRMCEIICQPYIQRPTLHEVTTPVPPVVEPFFDSDEEFQ from the coding sequence ATGCAGCCGCAACAGGTGCGCTGGTGCAGCCTGCTGGCCATCGTCCTGGCCAGCACAGTACGCCACATGACCCTGGGCATCAACTCCAACGAGCGGCGCTTCCAGTGCCTGTTGCCGCGGCTGATGGGCCAGACCAACTGCTCGCCCTGCGCCGAGCTGTACGTCTTCAATCGAACCGCTGGCTACCGACGTTGCGAGCACGTCAACGGTCGCTGCTACCCACACCGCACCGTCTTCGCCAGCTCCCGCATGTGCGAGATCATATGCCAGCCGTACATCCAGCGACCCACGCTCCACGAAGTCACCACCCCGGTGCCCCCGGTGGTGGAGCCCTTCTTCGACAGCGACGAGGAATTCCAGTGA
- the LOC108026589 gene encoding uncharacterized protein LOC108026589 isoform X2, which yields MASFGNTLQELVNRLLARPEIKRNPTPEVGWAMLDFLLIMSNETVLDIRRNRVVRNRSRLSMMADIEAAEREREEREAAIGRPPINPAETEVDWTALLSEDFLEPPEDDSSESLSDWSDDSDSDSTCTLRPEENVGTSRSPQDMASVYDQAMQLAMPNKGGSTGYLPPVPDEPGTRSNDFSITQPLPLSLQSYQGSHLRMSRLVQLAPLKPPGIATQYRESDRNTNVLSRTIHAHWWRGDVKVFALPASSTPMANFAVSYVQLLNRNARGLLDLPLPKTTTESCLMREILFMFVRPASCCFFEFDEPARRISVRSNVSICTVTAGTLRGFLQHNVVPALEDMMELRRIIDTHTLHFDGIRTTGTLECFAYGLRDLIQPISQRLIAYEERVVSDPAKNTLVSFIIEFRVHFRQLRLLRHLAEDVILNIGPPHLRSAYLLSRLYNHTRPQVLHQKLATALLLVTLKRYCNIIDGWWRRATLEDRLNEFIVERWVEEDADRRGYVRRRSLHSDESLEVVEKFKQLHACPIYQLLLKHALESGETQDLLANVNLLGEMLATSNESQPPSLHDELAAQVFAQVEVYCGAVPADEGDGQEVGEDPEQVDDKLLVSNVQGIRNLDLFAIFTQPAQRRIAERKRLCQTKKPLQLANILSRLERSTPLQLKAEIPEALREILRKRQCLANEYAMRAYRKELQLGETVRFLRHTMLLESYYLLLPYYTALFSRIENTENWARDSVLSSKLARVLMPHYPELADNLHVRVISKVTCNSTKVYEALEALELVYDMPVAMQGILAEKHMQGYNSVWRLMLKIKWAVWKLENLVFLRPHKGGNPYAPLDLLGLTIRRLEILRFWLIYLINSLHTHIMQAVAQQFEFQIAQCKNIRQLRSLHDGYLSLLRTHCLLTDEFRDFRIALEQLFHLVFVLDMEWTSCACYLGQNDALCLDFTLSDDGIDDGESERRSMEYLALNQVVEIELAYIRCHQTLAEMLNSLVYKHDHGFLTALEVAIGTSVPH from the exons ATGGCCTCGTTTGGAAACACGCTCCAGGAGCTGGTCAACAGGCTACTGGCTCGCCCGGAGATCAAACGTAATCCCACGCCCGAAGTGGGCTGGGCGATGCTGGACTTCCTCCTCATCATGTCCAACGAGACGGTGCTCGACATCAGGCGCAACCGGGTGGTGAGAAACCGGAGCCGACTGTCCATGATGGCCGACATTGAGGCGGCCGAGAGGGAGCGGGAGGAACGGGAGGCGGCCATCGGTCGACCACCCATCAATCCCGCCGAAACGGAGGTGGACTGGACAGCGCTGCTGAGCGAGGACTTCCTGGAGCCCCCAGAGGACGATAGCTCGGAGAGCTTAAGT GACTGGTCGGATGATTCGGACTCCGACTCGACGTGCACTTTAAGGCCCGAAGAAAATGTGGGCACCTCGCGCAGCCCGCAGGACATGGCCAGTGTATACGACCAGGCCATGCAATTGGCCATGCCGAATAAGGGTGGAAGCACCGGCTACCTGCCGCCCGTTCCCGACGAGCCTGGCACCCGGAGCAACGACTTCAGCATCACCCAGCCGCTGCCACTAAGCCTTCAGAGCTACCAGGGCAGTCACCTGAGAATGAGTAGATTGGTTCAGTTGGCGCCCCTTAAACCGCCTGGCATAGCCACCCAATACCGTGAAAGTGACCGAAATACGAACGTGCTGTCGCGGACCATCCACGCCCACTGGTGGCGCGGTGATGTTAAGGTGTTCGCCCTGCCCGCGAGCTCGACTCCAATGGCCAATTTTGCAGTGAGCTACGTGCAGCTCCTGAACCGCAACGCCCGTGGTTTGTTGGATCTGCCACTGCCGAAAACCACCACCGAGTCCTGCCTGATGCGGGAGATCCTGTTCATGTTTGTGCGCCCAGCCAGCTGTTGTTTCTTCGAATTCGATGAGCCGGCGCGGCGCATCAGTGTCCGCAGTAATGTCAGTATTTGTACTGTGACAGCG GGCACGCTTCGAGGATTCCTGCAACATAATGTGGTGCCAGCGTTGGAGGACATGATGGAGCTGCGGCGCATCATCGATACTCATACGCTGCACTTCGATGGCATCCGCACAACGGGTACCCTGGAGTGCTTTGCCTACGGCCTGAGAGATCTTATCCAGCCCATTAGCCAGCGGCTCATCGCTTACGAGGAGCGAGTCGTTAGCGATCCCGCTAAGAATACGCTAGTCAGTTTTATCATTGAATTCAGGGTGCACTTTCGGCAGCTGCGTTTGTTGCGCCACCTGGCCGAGGATGTCATCCTGAACATCGGACCTCCGCACCTGCGCAGCGCCTATTTGCTATCCAGACTCTACAACCATACGAGGCCGCAGGTGCTGCACCAGAAGCTGGCCACTGCCCTGCTGCTGGTCACCCTGAAGCGCTACTGCAACATCATCGATGGCTGGTGGCGCAGAGCCACGCTGGAGGATCGCCTGAACGAGTTCATTGTGGAGAGATG GGTCGAGGAGGATGCGGACCGGCGTGGCTATGTGCGCAGGCGTTCTCTGCACTCCGATGAAAGCTTGGAGGTGGTGGAGAAATTCAAGCAACTGCACGCGTGCCCCATCTatcagctgctgctgaagcACGCCCTGGAGTCCGGTGAAACGCAGGACCTGCTGGCCAACGTAAACCTTCTGGGCgagatgctggccaccagCAACGAAAGCCAGCCGCCGTCCCTGCACGATGAACTCGCCGCCCAGGTCTTTGCCCAGGTGGAAGTTTACTGTGGAGCCGTGCCGGCAGATGAGGGCGATGGTCAGGAGGTGGGGGAAGATCCAGAGCAAGTGGATGACAAGCTCTTGGTCAGCAATGTCCAGGGCATAAGGAATCTCGATCTCTTTGCCATATTTACCCAACCGGCGCAGCGGCGAATCGCAGAGCGAAAACGCCTGTGCCAGACAAAAAAGCCACTCCAGCTGGCTAATATTCTCAGCCGCCTGGAGCGCTCCACTCCGCTCCAGCTGAAGGCAGAGATACCAGAGGCACTGCGCGAAATTCTGCGGAAGAGGCAGTGCTTGGCGAATGAGTACGCGATGCGAGCTTATCGCAAGGAGCTGCAGCTGGGCGAGACTGTGCGATTCCTGCGGCACACTATGCTGCTGGAGTCGTACTACCTACTCCTGCCCTACTACACCGCGCTCTTCTCGCGCATTGAGAACACCGAAAACTGGGCACGGGACTCAGTGCTCAGTTCTAAGCTTGCTCGGGTTCTAATGCCCCACTACCCGGAACTGGCCGACAACCTCCATGTGCGGGTCATATCCAAGGTGACCTGCAACTCAACCAAGGTCTACGAGGCCCTAGAGGCTCTGGAACTGGTCTACGACATGCCAGTGGCCATGCAGGGCATCCTCGCGGAAAAACATATGCAAGGATACAACTCGGTGTGGCGGCTGATGCTGAAGATCAAGTGGGCCGTCTGGAAGCTGGAGAATCTCGTCTTCCTGCGGCCCCATAAGGGGGGTAACCCGTACGCACCCCTGGATCTGCTGGGACTGACGATTCGCCGCCTGGAGATCCTGCGCTTTTGGTTGATCTACCTCATCAACAGCCTGCACACGCACATTATGCAGGCGGTGGCTCAGCAGTTTGAGTTCCAGATTGCTCAGTGCAAGAACATCCGACAGCTGAGGAGCCTGCACGACGGCTATCTGTCGCTGTTGAGGACACACTGCCTGCTAACCGACGAGTTTCGGGACTTTCGCATCGCCCTCGAGCAGCTCTTCCACCTGGTCTTCGTGCTGGACATGGAGTGGACCAGCTGCGCCTGCTACCTGGGCCAGAACGATGCGCTTTGCTTGGACTTCACCCTTTCGGACGACGGCATCGATGATGGCGAGTCGGAGAGGCGGAGCATGGAGTATTTGGCCCTCAACCAGGTGGTGGAGATCGAGTTGGCCTACATACGGTGCCACCAGACGCTGGCCGAGATGCTCAACTCGCTGGTGTACAAGCACGACCACGGATTCC TGACCGCCTTGGAAGTGGCCATTGGCACGAGTGTGCCGCACTGA
- the LOC108026283 gene encoding transmembrane protein 17B: protein MAYSVSPHRANLVLQMLLQANTYVSMVWAMSYLIHMLIRLKQLWNLEGLAMLVAYILAVSAESVRLYAGYSVNLCSGATAMWLLLTVTPCILLPAMVFLRLSAAGRSLWLRIITNAVFALMGLEVIVSLVHFVICKPRRKRPVPHHQAEEEEEDLPEEQPSAVGSPTSSEQKRRVRRSPESK, encoded by the exons ATGGCGTACTCCGTCTCCCCGCACCGGGCGAACCTGGTGCTCCAGATGCTGCTCCAGGCCAACACCTATGTGTCCATGGTGTGGGCCATGAGCTACCTGATCCACATGCTCATCCGC CTGAAGCAGTTGTGGAACTTGGAGGGCCTGGCCATGCTGGTGGCCTACATCCTGGCCGTATCCGCCGAATCGGTGCGCCTGTACGCCGGCTACTCTGTGAACCTGTGCTCCGGGGCCACCGCCATGTGGCTGCTGCTCACAGTGACGCCCTGCATCCTGCTGCCCGCCATGGTCTTCCTCCGTCTGTCTGCAGCCGGACGCAGCTTGTGGCTTCGCATCATCACGAATGCCGTGTTCGCACTGATGGGCTTGGAGGTGATCGTGTCCCTGGTTCACTTTGTGATCTGTAAGCCACGCCGCAAGCGGCCGGTGCCCCACCACCAagcagaggaggaggaggaggatctgCCGGAGGAGCAGCCATCCGCCGTGGGCTCGCCCACGTCCAGTGAGCAAAAGCGCCGCGTGCGCCGATCCCCGGAATCGAAGTGA